In Salinarimonas sp., a genomic segment contains:
- the nagZ gene encoding beta-N-acetylhexosaminidase — protein MPRAMILGLAGPTLSPAEAAFFREADPWGFILFRRNVESPAQVAALTRALREAVGRDAPILVDQEGGRVQRLGPPHWPKHPPAAVYDRLALPLEEKLDLCRLGARLIAAELAQVGIDVDCLPCLDVPVPGADAVIGDRAYADDPARVARFGRAAAEGLLDEGVLPVIKHLPGHGRAGVDSHKALPIVEASEEALESADFAPFVALADMPLGMTAHVVYTAVDARAPATHSARVVSEVIRGLIGFDGLLMTDDLGMHALGGGFDERAAKALAAGCDVALHCSGAIREMEAVASVAPVLAGEAARRAEAALVARGRRAAPIDLVDARARRDAALATLR, from the coding sequence ATGCCCCGCGCCATGATCCTCGGCCTCGCCGGCCCGACCCTCTCGCCCGCCGAGGCCGCGTTCTTCCGCGAGGCGGACCCGTGGGGCTTCATCCTGTTCCGCCGCAACGTCGAGAGCCCGGCCCAGGTCGCGGCGCTCACGCGCGCCCTGCGCGAGGCGGTGGGGCGGGACGCGCCGATCCTGGTCGACCAGGAGGGCGGGCGCGTGCAGCGGCTCGGGCCGCCGCATTGGCCGAAGCATCCGCCGGCCGCCGTCTACGACCGCCTCGCGCTGCCGCTGGAGGAGAAGCTCGACCTCTGCCGCCTCGGCGCGCGGCTGATCGCGGCGGAGCTGGCGCAGGTCGGCATCGACGTCGATTGCCTGCCCTGCCTCGACGTGCCGGTCCCGGGGGCGGACGCGGTGATCGGGGACCGCGCCTATGCCGACGATCCGGCGCGGGTCGCGCGCTTCGGCCGCGCGGCGGCGGAGGGCCTCCTCGACGAGGGGGTGCTGCCGGTGATCAAGCATCTGCCGGGGCACGGCCGCGCCGGGGTCGACAGCCACAAGGCGCTGCCGATCGTCGAGGCGAGCGAGGAGGCGCTGGAGAGCGCGGACTTCGCGCCCTTCGTGGCGCTCGCCGACATGCCGCTCGGCATGACCGCGCACGTGGTCTACACGGCCGTCGACGCGCGGGCGCCGGCGACGCATTCGGCGCGGGTCGTCTCCGAGGTGATCCGCGGCCTGATCGGCTTCGACGGCCTCCTGATGACCGACGATCTCGGCATGCACGCGCTCGGCGGCGGCTTCGACGAGCGCGCGGCGAAGGCGCTCGCCGCCGGCTGCGACGTGGCGCTGCACTGCTCCGGCGCCATTCGCGAGATGGAGGCCGTCGCCTCCGTCGCGCCGGTTCTCGCGGGGGAGGCCGCCCGCCGGGCCGAGGCCGCCCTCGTCGCCCGGGGGCGCCGGGCCGCGCCCATCGATCTTGTGGACGCCCGCGCGCGCCGCGACGCGGCGCTTGCGACGCTTCGCTGA
- a CDS encoding ABC transporter ATP-binding protein — MKPTPATLTDRLTFGRFGQRGTAGASIPAQVAFEDVHVDYGVTRALDGVTLCVEPGELVCLLGHSGCGKTTLLRVAAGIERPTAGRVLLDGQEVSGEARFVPPEARGVGLMFQDYALFPHMSILDNVLFGLKGLAKPDALASAKRALSRVGLERLMNEFPHVLSGGEQQRVALARAIAPRPGVLLMDEPFSNLDRRLRDSIREETVAILRETGATTIVVTHDPEEAMRIADRIVLMRSGRIVQEGPAETIYRRPADLFAARFFCDFNEVEGVVTRGRVETPLGHFAAPGIADGEAAIVCVRPQAIRLRAPGFCIPGRVTARRFLGEVDLVHVVVQGLDAPLQARSREAYRPDAGQDVGIDVDPAEVLVFATGRH, encoded by the coding sequence ATGAAACCCACCCCCGCCACGCTCACCGACCGCCTGACCTTCGGCCGTTTCGGCCAGCGGGGCACCGCGGGCGCGTCGATTCCGGCGCAGGTGGCGTTCGAGGACGTGCATGTGGATTACGGCGTCACCCGCGCCCTCGACGGGGTGACGCTCTGCGTCGAGCCGGGCGAGCTCGTGTGCCTGCTCGGCCATTCCGGCTGCGGCAAGACGACGCTGCTGCGGGTGGCGGCGGGGATCGAGCGGCCCACCGCCGGACGGGTCCTGCTGGACGGGCAGGAGGTGAGCGGGGAGGCGCGGTTCGTGCCGCCGGAGGCGCGGGGCGTGGGTCTGATGTTCCAGGACTACGCGCTGTTTCCCCACATGAGCATCCTCGACAACGTGCTCTTCGGCCTCAAGGGCTTGGCCAAGCCGGACGCGCTCGCCTCGGCCAAGCGCGCGCTGTCGCGGGTGGGGCTCGAGCGGCTGATGAACGAGTTCCCCCACGTCCTCTCCGGGGGCGAGCAGCAGCGCGTCGCGCTCGCCCGCGCCATCGCGCCGCGCCCGGGCGTGCTGCTGATGGACGAGCCCTTCTCCAACCTCGATCGCAGGTTGCGCGACTCCATCCGCGAGGAGACCGTCGCCATCCTGCGCGAGACGGGCGCCACCACCATCGTCGTCACCCACGATCCGGAGGAGGCGATGCGCATCGCCGACCGGATCGTGCTGATGCGGTCGGGCCGGATCGTGCAGGAGGGGCCCGCCGAGACGATCTACCGCCGGCCGGCGGACCTGTTCGCGGCGCGATTCTTCTGCGATTTCAACGAGGTGGAGGGCGTCGTGACGCGCGGGCGGGTGGAGACGCCGCTCGGCCACTTCGCGGCGCCGGGGATCGCGGACGGCGAAGCCGCGATCGTGTGCGTGCGCCCGCAGGCGATCCGGCTGCGCGCGCCGGGATTCTGCATCCCCGGCCGGGTGACCGCGCGGCGCTTCCTCGGCGAGGTCGACCTCGTCCACGTCGTCGTGCAGGGCCTCGATGCGCCGTTGCAGGCGCGCAGCCGTGAGGCATATCGTCCGGATGCCGGCCAGGACGTCGGAATCGACGTCGATCCGGCGGAAGTTCTTGTTTTCGCCACGGGTCGCCACTAG
- a CDS encoding twin-arginine translocase TatA/TatE family subunit: MGGASIWHWIVVGLIVVLLFGRGKISEMMGDVAKGIKAFKKGMADDESQAVQNQSNEPARSIEHQPGETAQTAQNANANKAG, from the coding sequence ATGGGTGGCGCTAGCATTTGGCACTGGATCGTCGTCGGCTTGATCGTCGTGCTGCTGTTCGGCCGCGGCAAGATCTCCGAGATGATGGGCGACGTCGCCAAGGGCATCAAGGCCTTCAAGAAGGGCATGGCCGACGACGAGAGCCAGGCGGTCCAGAACCAGTCGAACGAGCCTGCGCGCTCGATCGAGCATCAGCCGGGCGAGACCGCGCAGACCGCGCAGAACGCCAACGCCAACAAGGCGGGCTGA
- the tatB gene encoding Sec-independent protein translocase protein TatB has protein sequence MFDLSWGEMMLVGAVALIVIGPKDLPRTLRAVGQAVGKIKRMASEFQGQFNQAMREAELDSVRKEVEGINRAAQAGLNPAKAARDEIKRSVEGKPGEKKAEGPSLAKESDAKASVVQSPDGKVSFTKASDSKTSDSKTSDAKAPDAKAPDAGESKPSQEKPAPAASAGDDPGAKAAPPPPAAAPVPVAASASAEKEEVKP, from the coding sequence ATGTTCGATCTGAGCTGGGGCGAGATGATGCTGGTCGGCGCGGTGGCGTTGATCGTCATCGGTCCGAAGGATCTGCCCCGCACCCTGCGCGCCGTCGGCCAGGCCGTCGGCAAGATCAAGCGCATGGCGTCCGAGTTCCAGGGGCAGTTCAACCAGGCCATGCGCGAGGCCGAGCTCGACAGCGTCCGCAAGGAGGTCGAGGGCATCAATCGCGCCGCCCAGGCCGGCCTCAACCCGGCCAAGGCCGCCCGCGACGAGATCAAGCGCTCGGTGGAGGGCAAGCCGGGGGAGAAGAAGGCCGAGGGGCCGAGCCTCGCCAAGGAATCGGACGCCAAGGCGTCGGTCGTCCAGTCCCCCGACGGCAAGGTGTCGTTCACCAAGGCCTCCGACTCCAAGACCTCCGATTCCAAGACCTCCGACGCCAAGGCCCCTGACGCCAAGGCCCCTGACGCGGGCGAGTCCAAGCCTTCGCAGGAGAAGCCCGCGCCCGCCGCCTCCGCCGGCGACGATCCCGGCGCCAAGGCCGCGCCCCCGCCGCCCGCCGCCGCGCCCGTTCCCGTCGCCGCGTCCGCGTCGGCCGAGAAGGAAGAGGTCAAGCCGTGA
- the tatC gene encoding twin-arginine translocase subunit TatC gives MTLSVKPDDIEASRAPLIEHLIELRQRLIRSLIAFVVLFFACFGFAKFIYNILVQPYVNAVGSPELARLVYTHGLEYLFTQIQVAVFGAAFLAFPYVAVQIYKFVAPGLYKNERDAFLPYLIATPVLFGTGALVVYYIAMPLLMHFSVGMQQLAIEGAPTIEFLPKVSEYMSLIMTLIFAFGICFQLPVVLTLLARAGIIDSAFLQDKRKYAIVFVFVIAALFTPPDVISQFALAIPTLLLYEASIFAVRMVEKKRAEAEAAREAAD, from the coding sequence GTGACGCTCTCGGTCAAGCCCGACGACATCGAGGCCTCGCGCGCGCCTCTGATCGAGCACCTGATCGAGCTGCGCCAGCGGCTGATCCGCTCGCTGATCGCCTTCGTGGTGCTGTTCTTCGCCTGCTTCGGCTTCGCGAAGTTCATCTACAACATCCTGGTCCAGCCCTACGTGAACGCCGTCGGCTCGCCGGAGCTGGCGCGGCTCGTCTACACGCACGGGCTCGAGTACCTCTTCACCCAGATCCAGGTCGCCGTCTTCGGCGCGGCCTTCCTCGCCTTTCCATACGTCGCGGTGCAGATCTACAAGTTCGTCGCGCCGGGCCTCTACAAGAACGAGCGCGACGCCTTCCTGCCCTATCTCATCGCGACGCCGGTCCTGTTCGGCACGGGCGCGCTGGTGGTCTACTACATCGCCATGCCGCTGCTGATGCATTTCTCGGTCGGGATGCAGCAGCTGGCCATCGAGGGCGCGCCGACGATCGAGTTCCTGCCCAAGGTCAGCGAGTACATGTCGCTGATCATGACGCTGATCTTCGCCTTCGGCATCTGCTTCCAGCTGCCGGTCGTGCTCACCCTGCTGGCGCGCGCGGGGATCATCGATTCGGCCTTCCTGCAGGACAAGCGCAAATACGCCATCGTCTTCGTCTTCGTGATCGCCGCCCTGTTCACGCCGCCCGACGTGATCAGCCAGTTCGCCCTTGCGATCCCGACCCTGCTTCTCTACGAGGCTTCCATCTTCGCCGTCCGCATGGTCGAGAAGAAGCGCGCGGAAGCCGAGGCCGCGCGCGAGGCGGCCGATTGA
- the serS gene encoding serine--tRNA ligase, whose amino-acid sequence MHDIRAIRETPQAFDDGLTKRGLAPRSAELIALDDRRKSVIAEAQSAQERRNALSKEIGAAKKARDEDRAQALMAEVAGLKDRLGELEHAEKEAVAALEEALAGIPNLPGDEVPVGPDESANVQRSAWGEPRRANAAKEHYELGEAMGLMDFETAAKLSGSRFVVLKGGLARLERALGQFMIDLHTQEHGYLEVAPPLMVRDEAFYGTAQLPKFEDDQFWAVKGDQLDAPRENRLGLIPTAEVSLTNLVREEILPEEGMPLRFTALTPCFRAEAGAAGRDTRGMLRQHQFAKCELVSITTPEQSNEEHERMLACAEAVLRRLDLAYRVMTLSSGDMGFSARKTYDIEVWLPGQNTYREISSCSNCGDFQARRMQARFRREGKPHFVHTLNGSGVAVGRALIAVLETYQNEDGSVTVPSALAPYMGGTTRIEKA is encoded by the coding sequence ATGCACGACATACGCGCCATCCGCGAGACCCCGCAGGCCTTCGACGACGGGCTGACCAAGCGCGGCCTCGCGCCCCGCTCCGCCGAGCTGATCGCGCTCGACGACCGCCGCAAGTCCGTCATCGCCGAGGCGCAGTCCGCGCAGGAGCGCCGCAACGCGCTCTCCAAGGAGATCGGCGCGGCCAAGAAGGCCAGGGACGAGGATCGCGCGCAGGCCCTGATGGCCGAGGTCGCCGGCCTGAAGGATCGGCTCGGCGAGCTCGAGCATGCCGAGAAGGAGGCCGTCGCCGCCCTCGAGGAGGCGCTCGCCGGCATCCCCAATCTCCCCGGCGACGAGGTCCCCGTCGGCCCCGACGAGAGCGCCAACGTCCAGCGCTCGGCCTGGGGCGAGCCCCGGCGCGCCAACGCCGCCAAGGAGCATTACGAGCTCGGCGAGGCCATGGGCCTGATGGACTTCGAGACCGCTGCGAAGCTCTCCGGCTCGCGCTTCGTCGTGCTGAAGGGCGGGCTCGCGCGGCTCGAGCGCGCCCTCGGCCAGTTCATGATCGACCTCCACACGCAGGAGCACGGCTACCTCGAGGTCGCCCCGCCGCTGATGGTCCGCGACGAGGCCTTCTACGGGACCGCGCAGCTGCCGAAATTCGAGGACGATCAGTTCTGGGCCGTGAAGGGCGACCAGCTCGACGCCCCGCGCGAGAACCGCCTCGGCCTCATTCCCACCGCCGAGGTCTCTCTCACCAACCTCGTGCGCGAGGAGATCCTCCCGGAGGAGGGCATGCCCCTGCGCTTCACCGCGCTCACCCCTTGCTTCCGCGCAGAGGCCGGCGCGGCGGGGCGCGACACCCGCGGCATGCTGCGCCAGCACCAGTTCGCCAAGTGCGAGCTCGTCTCGATCACGACGCCGGAGCAGTCGAACGAGGAGCACGAGCGCATGCTCGCCTGCGCCGAGGCGGTGCTGCGCAGGCTCGACCTCGCCTACCGGGTGATGACGCTCTCCTCCGGCGACATGGGCTTTTCGGCGAGGAAGACCTACGACATCGAGGTCTGGCTGCCCGGACAGAACACCTATCGCGAGATCTCGTCCTGCTCGAATTGCGGGGACTTCCAGGCAAGGCGCATGCAGGCGCGCTTCCGCCGCGAGGGCAAGCCGCACTTCGTCCACACGCTCAACGGCTCGGGCGTCGCCGTCGGGCGCGCGCTCATCGCCGTGCTCGAGACCTACCAGAACGAGGACGGCTCGGTCACCGTGCCGTCGGCGCTCGCGCCCTATATGGGCGGCACGACCCGAATCGAGAAAGCCTGA
- the surE gene encoding 5'/3'-nucleotidase SurE, with protein sequence MRILCTNDDGIHAPGLKSLEKIARQLSDDVTVVAPETDQSGVSHSLSLNDPLRLRETSEGHFAIKGTPTDCVIMAIRHIMADRKPDLVLSGVNRGQNVAEDVSYSGTIAAAIEGTMLGVRSIALSQAYGAGGRTAIKWACAEAHGAGVVSKVLGLEVPQHTLININFPDCEPEKVEGVAITHQGLRNQELLKIDERRDGRGNPYFWIAFARAQTTPGHGSDLWAINERRISVTPLKLDLTDEPTMTALAQAFES encoded by the coding sequence ATGCGAATTCTCTGCACCAACGACGACGGCATCCACGCGCCGGGCCTCAAGAGCCTGGAGAAGATCGCGCGCCAGCTCTCCGACGACGTCACCGTCGTCGCGCCGGAGACCGACCAGTCCGGCGTCTCGCACTCGCTCTCGCTGAACGACCCGCTGCGCCTGCGCGAGACGTCGGAGGGGCATTTCGCCATCAAGGGCACGCCCACCGACTGCGTGATCATGGCGATCCGCCACATCATGGCCGACCGCAAGCCGGATCTCGTCCTCTCGGGCGTCAATCGCGGCCAGAACGTCGCCGAGGACGTCTCCTATTCCGGGACCATCGCGGCGGCGATCGAGGGCACCATGCTCGGCGTGCGCTCCATCGCGCTCTCCCAGGCCTACGGCGCCGGCGGGCGCACGGCGATCAAGTGGGCCTGCGCCGAGGCGCACGGGGCGGGCGTGGTCTCGAAGGTGCTCGGCCTCGAGGTCCCGCAGCACACGCTGATCAACATCAACTTCCCGGATTGCGAGCCGGAGAAGGTCGAGGGCGTCGCGATCACCCATCAGGGCCTGCGCAACCAGGAACTCCTCAAGATCGACGAGCGTCGCGACGGGCGCGGCAACCCCTATTTCTGGATCGCCTTCGCCCGCGCCCAGACGACGCCGGGCCACGGCTCGGATCTCTGGGCGATCAACGAGCGCCGCATCTCGGTGACGCCGCTGAAGCTCGACCTGACGGACGAGCCCACCATGACGGCGCTGGCGCAGGCGTTCGAGAGCTGA
- a CDS encoding SPOR domain-containing protein, whose protein sequence is MSDNARRRLSIDLDEIERQLRQGGGQPQAGAPSQKADPLSELARIVGQDDPFGALLDEDQARRGRAPQTGQGSERHAPPAVEPDLYQDDVRAEYAAHGFDVDDPYAEDGAVREDYAEAAHDDGYAEDVYDDGYAPHDDAADWAGDGAVYEEEEAPRRGLGRKSLVTAGALVVVALVGVGSALWFAGSVEQDSDAPPLIAADSEPARVAPADPGGVEIPNQDTALLDARDGGESRVVDREEQPVDIAGLATEPVEPAREAPRVVLPSPGAAPAQPADRAEDPIGQAVAEDGLGALSNGLQPPLVTSPAVAALGEPRRVRTVTVRPDGTIVAPTGLQPATSAAAPAPETAPAPAPATEPIEPLATAPAAEPVPVAPAPDDLPSPAADDLPPPTQTAAAEPLPAPPVPPPAPTRSAPTQTAAAPQPAAPAPQPAAPLQLSALQNAAPAAPAAPVASGPTGGYAVQLAIRGSEDRARQAFDQLQAQYSAIIGDGQPIIRQAVVNGNTIFRVRVGAYSLERATQACDQIKAAGGDCFVAPNR, encoded by the coding sequence ATGAGCGACAACGCGAGAAGGCGGCTTTCCATCGATCTCGACGAGATCGAGCGGCAGCTCCGGCAGGGCGGCGGCCAGCCGCAGGCGGGCGCCCCGTCGCAGAAGGCGGACCCGCTCTCCGAGCTCGCCCGCATCGTCGGCCAGGACGACCCGTTCGGCGCGCTCCTCGACGAGGACCAGGCCCGCCGCGGCCGCGCGCCGCAGACGGGGCAGGGAAGCGAGCGCCACGCGCCGCCGGCCGTCGAGCCCGATCTCTATCAGGACGACGTGCGGGCCGAATACGCGGCGCACGGCTTCGACGTCGACGACCCGTATGCCGAGGACGGGGCCGTTCGCGAGGACTACGCGGAGGCCGCGCACGACGACGGCTATGCCGAGGACGTCTACGACGACGGCTACGCCCCGCACGACGATGCGGCCGACTGGGCCGGCGACGGCGCGGTCTACGAGGAGGAGGAGGCGCCCCGCCGCGGGCTCGGCCGCAAGAGCCTCGTCACCGCGGGCGCGCTCGTGGTCGTCGCCCTGGTCGGCGTGGGGAGCGCCCTGTGGTTCGCCGGCAGCGTCGAGCAGGATTCCGACGCGCCTCCCCTGATCGCGGCCGATTCCGAGCCCGCCCGCGTCGCGCCCGCCGATCCCGGCGGCGTCGAGATTCCGAACCAGGACACCGCGCTCCTCGACGCGCGCGACGGTGGCGAGAGCCGCGTCGTCGACCGCGAGGAGCAGCCGGTCGACATCGCCGGTCTCGCGACCGAGCCGGTCGAGCCGGCGCGCGAGGCTCCGCGCGTCGTTCTGCCGAGCCCGGGCGCCGCGCCCGCGCAGCCGGCGGACCGGGCCGAGGACCCGATCGGCCAGGCCGTCGCGGAGGACGGCCTCGGCGCGCTCTCGAACGGCCTGCAGCCGCCGCTCGTCACCTCGCCGGCGGTCGCCGCCCTCGGCGAGCCGCGGCGTGTGCGGACGGTCACGGTGCGCCCGGACGGCACGATCGTCGCTCCCACGGGCCTGCAGCCGGCGACGTCCGCAGCCGCGCCCGCGCCGGAGACGGCGCCCGCGCCGGCTCCCGCGACGGAGCCGATCGAGCCGCTGGCCACGGCGCCCGCCGCCGAGCCCGTTCCCGTCGCGCCCGCCCCGGACGATCTGCCGTCCCCCGCGGCCGACGATCTGCCGCCGCCGACGCAGACCGCCGCCGCGGAGCCCCTGCCGGCGCCGCCCGTGCCGCCGCCGGCGCCCACGCGCAGCGCACCCACGCAAACCGCCGCCGCGCCCCAGCCCGCCGCTCCGGCGCCGCAGCCGGCCGCGCCGTTGCAGCTCTCGGCCTTGCAGAACGCCGCCCCGGCTGCGCCCGCGGCGCCGGTGGCAAGCGGCCCGACCGGCGGCTACGCCGTCCAGCTCGCCATCCGCGGCTCCGAGGATCGCGCGCGCCAGGCGTTCGACCAGCTCCAGGCGCAATATTCCGCGATCATCGGCGACGGCCAGCCGATCATCCGCCAGGCGGTGGTGAACGGGAACACGATCTTCCGCGTGCGCGTCGGCGCCTACTCGCTGGAGCGCGCGACGCAGGCCTGCGACCAGATCAAGGCCGCGGGCGGCGACTGCTTCGTCGCGCCGAACCGGTGA
- the argS gene encoding arginine--tRNA ligase → MNLFALFEARVAEALARLVEAGALPAGLDHARAVVEPPRDPAHGDLATNAAMVLAKDAGTKPRDLAERIAADLREDPRIAAVEIAGPGFINLRLAPSVLHDVLRAAVREGTGYARGGAGTGAKINVEYVSANPTGPLHVGHGRGAVFGDALANLLAFVGEDVTREYYINDAGAQVDVLARSAYLRYRECLGEDIGQIPDGLYPGSYLIPVGEALEEIHGPGLLEQDEETWLPIVRDTAIDMMMGMIRADLAALDIKHDVFFSERSLAAGETDDIESAIADLRARGLIYEGRLEPPKGVKDEEWEDREQTLFRATRFGDDTDRALLKSDGSYTYFAADIAYHRSKYLRGFSEMIDVWGADHGGYVKRMKAAVAAVTGGEGALDVKLCQLVRLLRGGEPVKMSKRAGDFVTLRDVVDEVGRDAVRFMMLMRKNDATLDFDLAKVVEQSKDNPVFYVQYAHARCSSIFRQAAEQMPGVDFGPTVLAQADLSILSDEAELDMLRRIALFPRTIEQAAGAHEPHRVAFYLYDLAASLHQLWNKGKDLPQLRFVNQADRQSTQARLALAHAVRCVIASGLSILGVSAPDEMR, encoded by the coding sequence ATGAACCTCTTCGCCCTATTCGAGGCCCGCGTGGCCGAGGCGCTCGCTCGGCTCGTGGAGGCCGGCGCGCTTCCCGCGGGGCTCGACCACGCCCGCGCGGTGGTGGAGCCGCCGCGCGATCCCGCGCACGGGGACCTCGCGACGAACGCCGCCATGGTGCTCGCCAAGGACGCCGGGACGAAGCCGCGCGACCTCGCGGAGAGGATCGCCGCCGACTTGCGGGAGGATCCGCGCATCGCAGCGGTGGAGATCGCGGGGCCGGGCTTCATCAACCTGCGTCTCGCGCCGTCCGTCCTGCACGACGTGCTGCGCGCGGCGGTGCGCGAGGGCACGGGCTATGCGCGCGGCGGCGCGGGGACGGGCGCGAAGATCAACGTCGAGTACGTCTCGGCGAACCCGACGGGCCCGCTTCATGTCGGCCACGGCCGCGGGGCGGTGTTCGGGGACGCGCTGGCGAACCTCCTCGCCTTCGTCGGCGAGGACGTGACGCGCGAATACTACATCAACGACGCGGGCGCGCAGGTCGACGTGCTCGCCCGCTCGGCCTACCTGCGCTACCGCGAGTGCCTGGGCGAGGACATCGGCCAGATCCCGGATGGGCTCTATCCCGGCTCCTACCTGATTCCCGTGGGCGAGGCGCTGGAGGAGATCCACGGGCCCGGCCTGCTCGAGCAGGACGAGGAGACCTGGCTCCCCATCGTGCGCGACACGGCCATCGACATGATGATGGGGATGATCCGCGCCGACCTCGCCGCGCTCGACATCAAGCACGACGTGTTCTTCTCCGAGCGCTCGCTCGCCGCCGGCGAGACCGACGACATCGAGAGCGCCATCGCGGACCTGCGCGCGCGCGGCCTGATCTACGAGGGCCGGCTCGAGCCGCCCAAGGGCGTGAAGGACGAGGAGTGGGAGGACCGCGAGCAGACGCTGTTCCGCGCGACCCGGTTCGGCGACGACACCGACCGCGCGCTGCTCAAGTCCGACGGGTCCTACACCTATTTCGCCGCCGACATCGCCTATCACCGCTCGAAATACCTGCGCGGTTTCTCGGAGATGATCGACGTCTGGGGCGCCGACCACGGCGGCTACGTCAAGCGCATGAAGGCGGCGGTGGCCGCCGTGACCGGGGGCGAGGGGGCGCTCGACGTCAAGCTCTGCCAGCTGGTGCGGCTCCTGCGCGGCGGCGAGCCGGTGAAGATGTCCAAGCGCGCCGGCGATTTCGTGACGCTGCGCGACGTGGTCGACGAGGTCGGCCGCGACGCGGTGCGCTTCATGATGCTGATGCGCAAGAACGACGCGACGCTCGACTTCGACCTCGCCAAGGTGGTCGAGCAGTCGAAGGACAACCCGGTCTTCTACGTGCAGTACGCCCATGCGCGCTGCTCGTCGATCTTCCGGCAGGCGGCGGAGCAGATGCCCGGCGTCGATTTCGGGCCCACGGTGCTGGCGCAGGCGGACCTCTCGATCCTCTCGGACGAGGCCGAGCTCGACATGCTGCGGCGGATCGCCCTGTTCCCGCGCACGATCGAGCAGGCGGCCGGCGCGCACGAGCCGCATCGCGTGGCTTTCTACCTTTACGACCTCGCCGCTTCGCTGCATCAATTATGGAACAAGGGCAAAGACTTGCCGCAATTACGGTTTGTTAATCAAGCCGACCGACAGTCCACGCAGGCCCGGCTGGCCCTGGCCCACGCCGTGCGGTGCGTCATCGCTTCGGGGCTGTCGATCCTCGGCGTGTCGGCGCCCGACGAGATGCGCTGA
- a CDS encoding TetR/AcrR family transcriptional regulator, translated as MTDSRTTIVERSNELFYRLGFVGVSVEAVLDASGTSRGTFYKHFRGKHDVALAVLEYRADLFETEIGRAVDGAPDAAGIAEGLFEALRAWHARYGARGCLFQTAASEYGRQHPDVFRLARDHKVRVRGLLETALARAGARDTRGAAEQLLLLLEGAVALGQFDDQQRQIDAARRAALALISGVRA; from the coding sequence ATGACCGACAGCCGAACGACGATCGTCGAGCGATCGAACGAGCTTTTCTATCGATTGGGCTTCGTGGGGGTGAGCGTGGAGGCCGTTCTCGACGCCTCGGGCACCTCGCGCGGGACCTTCTACAAGCATTTCCGCGGCAAGCACGACGTCGCGCTCGCCGTGCTGGAGTACCGGGCCGACCTGTTCGAGACCGAGATCGGGCGGGCCGTGGACGGCGCGCCCGATGCGGCGGGCATCGCCGAGGGCCTGTTCGAGGCCCTGCGCGCCTGGCATGCGCGATACGGCGCGCGCGGCTGCCTGTTCCAGACCGCGGCCTCGGAATACGGCCGTCAGCACCCCGACGTCTTCCGCCTCGCCCGCGACCACAAGGTGCGCGTGCGCGGCCTGCTCGAGACCGCGCTCGCCCGGGCCGGGGCCCGGGACACGCGAGGGGCCGCCGAGCAGCTCCTGCTCCTGCTCGAAGGTGCGGTCGCGCTCGGCCAGTTCGACGATCAGCAACGCCAGATCGATGCGGCCAGGCGCGCCGCCTTGGCCTTGATCTCAGGCGTGAGAGCATGA